A genomic window from Leisingera daeponensis DSM 23529 includes:
- a CDS encoding IS110 family transposase encodes MPRLTTGDHPDLKMVNPNAAAIDIGSTMHMAAVNPSSCDMPVRAFGTFTQDLHDLADWFRSCGVTSVAMESTGVYWIPAFEILEARGFEVILVNARYAKNVPGRKTDVSDAGWLRQLHSYGLLRGSFRPEAEIATLRAYMRQRERLTEYAAAHIQHMQKALMEMNLQLHHVVSDITGATGMKIIRAIVAGERDPDVLADYRDVRCKSSPATIRAALVVNDRAEHVFALAQSFDLYDFYKAKTAECDQRLEAAVAALSVKGGDDLPPLPKARIKGRQVNAPAFDVRAALYGVLGTDLTQIHGLGPSLALKLVAECGTDLRAWKTAKHFTSWLCLAPGNKISGGKLLSSKTRRSSSRAAALLRLAATTIGRSDTALGAFYHRLSARIGKQKAVTATARKIAVLFYNAIRNGMTYQDQGAAAYDERHRQCVLANLQRRAKTLGYTLAPVLPEPAVS; translated from the coding sequence ATGCCCAGACTTACGACCGGCGACCACCCGGACCTGAAGATGGTCAATCCCAATGCGGCCGCGATCGACATCGGCTCAACGATGCACATGGCAGCGGTAAACCCGTCCAGCTGTGACATGCCGGTGCGCGCCTTCGGCACGTTCACCCAGGATCTGCACGACCTCGCAGACTGGTTCCGGTCTTGCGGCGTCACCAGCGTGGCCATGGAATCCACCGGCGTCTACTGGATACCGGCGTTCGAGATCCTGGAGGCCAGGGGCTTCGAGGTGATCCTCGTGAACGCCCGTTATGCCAAGAACGTGCCCGGCCGCAAAACCGATGTCAGCGATGCAGGATGGCTGCGCCAGTTGCATTCCTACGGCTTGTTGCGTGGTAGTTTCCGCCCCGAAGCCGAGATCGCCACCCTGCGTGCTTACATGCGGCAGCGCGAACGTCTGACGGAATATGCGGCGGCACATATCCAACATATGCAAAAGGCCCTGATGGAGATGAACCTGCAACTCCATCATGTGGTCTCCGACATCACCGGCGCGACTGGCATGAAGATCATCCGCGCCATCGTCGCGGGTGAGCGCGATCCGGACGTGCTGGCAGACTACCGTGATGTGCGGTGCAAATCGTCGCCGGCGACGATCCGGGCCGCACTTGTGGTCAATGACCGAGCGGAACACGTCTTCGCCTTGGCGCAATCGTTCGACCTTTACGACTTCTACAAAGCCAAGACGGCAGAATGCGATCAGCGGCTGGAGGCGGCTGTTGCCGCCCTCTCAGTCAAGGGAGGGGACGATCTGCCGCCGCTGCCGAAGGCCCGGATCAAAGGCAGGCAAGTCAATGCACCGGCCTTCGACGTGCGAGCAGCGCTCTACGGGGTGTTGGGAACCGACCTGACCCAGATACATGGCCTTGGCCCTTCGCTGGCGCTGAAGCTGGTGGCTGAGTGCGGCACTGATCTGCGCGCGTGGAAGACGGCAAAGCACTTCACATCCTGGCTCTGCCTGGCACCCGGCAACAAGATCTCCGGGGGCAAGCTTCTGTCGTCGAAGACGCGGCGCTCCTCGAGCCGGGCGGCGGCCCTGTTGCGATTGGCCGCCACAACCATCGGACGCAGCGACACCGCTCTGGGCGCCTTCTATCACCGTCTCTCGGCGCGGATCGGAAAGCAGAAGGCGGTGACGGCGACCGCCCGCAAGATCGCCGTCCTGTTCTATAACGCCATCCGGAATGGAATGACTTATCAGGATCAGGGCGCCGCAGCCTATGATGAGCGACACCGCCAGTGCGTTCTCGCGAACCTTCAGCGGCGCGCCAAGACCCTGGGCTACACCTTGGCGCCCGTTTTGCCTGAACCGGCTGTTTCTTAG
- the paaG gene encoding 2-(1,2-epoxy-1,2-dihydrophenyl)acetyl-CoA isomerase PaaG, whose product MTQTDTVLSSLDDGVLTVTLNRPDKLNSFNEDMHMALRTQVQRAHDEQAVRAVLLTGAGRGFCAGQDLGDRDPRTGVKPDLGHTLETFYNPTLRMMRALQKPIICAVNGVAAGAGANIALACDIVLAARSAKFIQAFSKIGLIPDAGGSWSLPRLIGEARAKALALTAEPLMAEQAADWGLIWKAVPDDALMTDAQALAAKLAGGPTRGLGLTKMLIHEAAANDLPTHLEREAQTQRDAGRTADYAEGVTAFLEKRAPVFSGR is encoded by the coding sequence TTGACCCAAACAGACACCGTGCTTTCATCTCTGGATGACGGCGTGCTGACCGTGACCTTGAACCGTCCCGACAAGCTGAATTCCTTCAATGAAGACATGCACATGGCGCTGCGCACCCAAGTGCAGCGCGCGCATGACGAGCAGGCCGTGCGCGCGGTCCTGCTGACCGGGGCAGGGCGGGGATTCTGTGCTGGTCAGGATCTCGGCGACCGCGACCCGCGTACCGGAGTGAAGCCCGATCTCGGGCATACGCTGGAGACCTTCTACAATCCGACGCTGCGGATGATGCGCGCTTTGCAGAAGCCGATCATCTGCGCGGTGAACGGCGTGGCCGCCGGGGCTGGAGCGAATATCGCGCTGGCCTGCGACATCGTCCTCGCGGCGCGATCCGCGAAGTTCATCCAAGCGTTCTCGAAGATCGGCCTGATCCCCGACGCAGGTGGCAGCTGGTCGCTGCCGCGTCTGATCGGTGAAGCCCGCGCCAAGGCGCTGGCGCTGACCGCCGAGCCTCTGATGGCCGAACAGGCCGCCGACTGGGGTCTGATCTGGAAGGCCGTCCCCGACGACGCGCTGATGACCGACGCACAGGCCCTCGCGGCAAAGCTCGCTGGCGGCCCGACGCGCGGTCTCGGACTGACCAAGATGCTGATCCATGAGGCGGCCGCAAACGATCTGCCGACCCACCTCGAGCGCGAAGCGCAGACCCAGCGCGACGCGGGCCGAACCGCCGATTACGCCGAGGGCGTCACTGCCTTTCTCGAAAAACGTGCGCCGGTCTTTTCCGGTCGCTGA
- a CDS encoding 3-hydroxyacyl-CoA dehydrogenase NAD-binding domain-containing protein, which produces MNDLSHDRPPLLSVETDGDIAVVRLDNPPVSATSDAVRAGLIDVVTRLDADDTVRAVVLSCAGRTFIAGGDMKEFDRPPQEPHLPDVVARIETAAKPWIAAIHGSALGGGLEIAMGCRFRVAQAGARFGLPEVTLGLIPGASGTVRTPRLTGMDLALRMATTGSPITATEALEAGLIDAVTGEDLVADAVGFARAALTRPLPPVTSERPLSPLPNGFWAEARAALPRLGHDAPLHAVESLRFASERPLTEALRHERKTFLALRSGATSCALRHVFLAERAAPRPARLKQITPRPLDRIGVIGGGTMGAGIAAACLLAGSNVILIERNAEAVEQGMQRIDDILSGAVTRGKLTPDGYDFAIASLKANTDYARLKDRDLVIEAVFEDLAVKREVFLTLSEVCGPRTVLATNTSYLDPREIVADLPHPERFIGLHFFSPAHVMKLLEIVPLPDTAQEVLATGFALGRKLNKIPVETGICEGFIGNRILKRYRAEAESLVTQGIAIPEIDAAMRDYGFRMGPFEAQDMGGLDIAFLQREGARAAGQAVPETLGDILVRAGRKGQKTRAGWYDYDKGARRPLPSTTVEALLAKQITGSRSMTRDAIATHLVATMSGEGEAILKEGVARSPADIDLVKVHGYGFPRWKGGPMHASRKQEGVSEYEEA; this is translated from the coding sequence ATGAATGACCTCAGCCACGACCGCCCGCCTCTTTTGAGTGTCGAGACAGACGGCGATATCGCCGTTGTCCGGCTGGACAATCCGCCGGTCAGTGCGACCTCGGACGCCGTGCGCGCCGGGTTGATCGACGTGGTGACGCGGCTGGACGCGGACGACACTGTGCGCGCCGTGGTGCTAAGCTGCGCAGGGCGGACCTTCATCGCGGGGGGCGATATGAAGGAGTTCGACCGTCCGCCGCAGGAACCGCACCTGCCTGACGTGGTGGCGCGGATCGAAACGGCAGCAAAGCCATGGATCGCGGCGATCCACGGGTCTGCATTGGGCGGCGGGCTGGAAATCGCCATGGGGTGCCGGTTCCGGGTGGCTCAGGCCGGGGCGCGGTTCGGCCTGCCCGAAGTGACGCTTGGCCTGATCCCCGGTGCCTCCGGCACGGTCAGGACACCCCGCCTGACGGGCATGGACCTGGCGTTGCGCATGGCAACGACCGGCAGCCCGATCACCGCGACCGAGGCGCTGGAGGCGGGCTTGATCGACGCAGTCACAGGGGAGGATCTGGTCGCCGACGCCGTGGGTTTTGCCCGTGCGGCGCTGACCCGCCCCTTGCCGCCGGTTACATCGGAACGCCCCTTGTCGCCGCTCCCCAACGGCTTCTGGGCCGAAGCGCGCGCCGCCCTGCCCCGGCTCGGTCACGACGCGCCGCTGCATGCGGTCGAAAGCCTGCGTTTTGCCAGCGAACGCCCCCTGACCGAAGCCCTGCGGCATGAGCGGAAGACATTTCTGGCCTTGCGCTCCGGCGCGACCTCCTGCGCGTTGCGGCATGTCTTCCTGGCGGAACGCGCCGCGCCAAGGCCTGCCCGCCTGAAACAGATCACGCCGCGTCCACTGGACCGGATCGGAGTGATCGGAGGCGGAACGATGGGGGCCGGGATCGCAGCCGCCTGCCTGCTGGCGGGGAGCAACGTGATCCTGATCGAGCGGAACGCCGAGGCCGTCGAACAAGGGATGCAGCGGATCGACGACATCCTGTCCGGGGCCGTAACGCGCGGCAAGCTGACACCCGACGGCTACGATTTCGCCATCGCCAGCCTGAAGGCCAACACTGACTACGCCCGCCTGAAAGACCGCGATCTGGTGATCGAAGCCGTCTTCGAAGATCTGGCCGTAAAGCGCGAAGTCTTTCTGACGCTATCAGAGGTTTGTGGTCCGCGGACGGTTCTCGCCACTAACACCTCCTATCTCGATCCGCGCGAGATCGTGGCCGACCTGCCCCATCCCGAACGCTTCATCGGGCTGCATTTCTTCAGCCCGGCGCACGTCATGAAACTGCTGGAAATCGTGCCCCTTCCCGACACGGCGCAAGAGGTTCTGGCCACCGGGTTTGCCCTTGGCCGAAAGCTGAACAAGATCCCCGTAGAGACGGGCATATGCGAAGGCTTTATCGGCAACCGCATCCTCAAACGCTATCGCGCCGAGGCGGAAAGCCTCGTCACGCAGGGGATCGCGATCCCCGAGATCGACGCCGCCATGCGGGACTATGGCTTTCGCATGGGGCCCTTCGAAGCGCAGGACATGGGCGGTCTGGACATCGCATTCCTCCAACGCGAGGGCGCGCGGGCCGCAGGGCAGGCCGTGCCGGAGACTCTTGGGGACATCCTCGTCCGTGCAGGGCGCAAAGGTCAGAAGACCCGCGCCGGGTGGTACGACTACGACAAGGGCGCGCGCAGACCGCTGCCTTCGACGACCGTGGAAGCGCTCTTGGCCAAGCAGATCACGGGCAGCCGCAGCATGACCCGTGACGCGATTGCGACACATCTGGTGGCCACCATGTCGGGTGAGGGAGAAGCCATTCTGAAAGAAGGCGTGGCCCGGTCACCTGCCGACATCGACCTCGTCAAAGTGCACGGCTACGGCTTTCCTCGCTGGAAAGGTGGCCCGATGCACGCGTCCCGCAAGCAGGAGGGGGTCTCGGAATATGAAGAAGCATGA
- the paaK gene encoding phenylacetate--CoA ligase PaaK, translating into MTDMTPSREILDPIEIASRDEITALQQQRMAWSLRHAYENSSFFKASFDRHGAHPDDFKTLGDLAKFPFTVKSDLRDTYPFGMFAVPQDQVVRIHGSSGTTGKPTVVGYTQKDIDTWADCVARSIRASGGRRGDICHISYGYGLFTGGLGAHYGAERLGCTVVPMSGGMTERQVTLIQDFKPRIIMVTPSYMLAILDEFKRQGIDPRDSSLQVGIFGAEPWTNAMRAEIEQAFDMHAVDIYGLSEVMGPGVANECVETKDGLHVWEDHFYPEIIDPVTGEVLPDGELGELVFTTLTKEALPMVRYRTRDLTRILPGTARSMRRIEKITGRSDDMIILRGVNVFPTQIEEQILKCRGLAPHFQIELVSSGRMDAMVVHVEATPEMASGDARAASSKELAHHIKSVVGISTKIEVHDPEGIARSQGKAQRVMDNRAK; encoded by the coding sequence ATGACCGACATGACCCCCAGCCGGGAGATCCTCGACCCGATCGAGATCGCCAGCCGCGACGAGATCACGGCCCTGCAGCAGCAGCGCATGGCGTGGTCGCTGCGCCATGCCTATGAGAACTCGTCGTTCTTCAAGGCGAGCTTCGACCGGCACGGGGCGCATCCGGATGACTTCAAGACCTTGGGCGACCTGGCAAAATTTCCCTTCACGGTGAAATCGGACCTGCGCGACACCTATCCCTTCGGCATGTTCGCCGTGCCGCAGGACCAGGTGGTGCGCATCCATGGGTCCTCCGGCACCACGGGCAAGCCGACCGTCGTCGGCTACACGCAGAAGGACATAGACACATGGGCCGATTGTGTCGCGCGGTCGATCCGGGCGTCGGGCGGGCGGCGCGGCGACATCTGCCATATCTCCTACGGCTACGGCCTGTTCACCGGCGGTCTCGGCGCGCATTACGGGGCGGAGCGGCTGGGCTGCACCGTGGTGCCCATGTCCGGCGGCATGACAGAACGGCAGGTGACGCTGATCCAGGATTTCAAGCCGCGCATCATCATGGTGACGCCCTCCTACATGCTCGCCATCCTCGATGAGTTCAAACGCCAGGGGATCGACCCGCGCGACAGCTCACTGCAGGTCGGTATCTTCGGGGCCGAGCCCTGGACCAACGCCATGCGGGCCGAGATCGAGCAGGCCTTCGACATGCACGCCGTCGACATCTACGGCCTGTCCGAGGTCATGGGGCCGGGCGTTGCCAATGAATGCGTCGAGACCAAGGACGGGCTGCACGTCTGGGAGGATCACTTCTACCCCGAGATCATCGATCCGGTGACGGGCGAGGTGCTGCCCGATGGCGAGCTGGGTGAACTGGTCTTTACCACGCTGACCAAGGAGGCGCTGCCGATGGTGCGCTACCGCACCCGCGACCTGACGCGCATTCTGCCGGGCACCGCGCGGTCGATGCGGCGCATCGAGAAGATCACCGGGCGCAGCGACGACATGATCATCCTGCGCGGCGTGAACGTCTTTCCGACGCAGATCGAGGAGCAGATCCTCAAGTGCCGGGGCCTCGCGCCGCATTTCCAGATCGAACTGGTGAGCAGCGGGCGGATGGACGCGATGGTGGTGCATGTAGAGGCCACGCCCGAAATGGCCTCGGGTGACGCCCGCGCGGCCTCGTCGAAGGAGCTGGCGCATCACATCAAGTCTGTCGTCGGCATTTCGACGAAGATCGAGGTACACGACCCCGAGGGCATCGCGCGCTCGCAGGGCAAGGCGCAGAGGGTCATGGACAACCGCGCCAAGTGA